A portion of the Musa acuminata AAA Group cultivar baxijiao chromosome BXJ1-1, Cavendish_Baxijiao_AAA, whole genome shotgun sequence genome contains these proteins:
- the LOC135676416 gene encoding probable ubiquitin-conjugating enzyme E2 23, protein MEVNNGPDAIDSAPNASCFDVASRSKVGKPVETGELNDAQAKDIFVYRQDVVKCCKRDGLLGIVVQVAGDSDSEGSISDDDGSEEDGNKVDESNGGDNGVINNNIEGGDNIGSLQDGQVRVTWSDGSETMENTSDITVVDRSFLHGDIVASATDPTGQLGLIVDVDITVDLLSPNGEVIRNVSSKDLKRIREFSVGDFVVLGPWLGRVDEVLDNVTVLFDDGSVCKVVKADPMRLKPVLKPIVDDADCPYYPGQRVRAVSSSVFKSSRWLSGLWKANRLEGAVIKVQAGSVVVYWIASAYLGVGTNSATVPSEEQNPKNLTLLSCFSHTNWQLADWCLLSSYPQPSTLVDSIPGNSKLKEPGSHYISHVQNNHTSSCILGEGSSTDAPETEDTVDCFHVKSSHAISSDAHDAQCTSEQVTDGLSEGILLDGNCQSQADDYSNHDKTAKLGETNGAESNDLPENCSCSSSSSVSKEPAHESWPAYRKKLRKVFFKRDKKARRRDENFEKALLIVNTVTKVNVAWQNGEKEFGLQSTSLIPIHTPNDHEFFPEQYVIDKASNEGDGASETNRLGVVRSVNSQEQTVCVRWLKPVSRPEDLKEFDHEEVVSAYELDGHPDYDYCYGDVVVRLPPVSDDTTKSEVPTETQEYQRRTQDTADDSSREHKDNSEENQTQNDEICGNFTSLSWVGNIVGLQDGDIEVTWADGMVSKVGPQEIYVVGRDDDDDGLSDDGASWETVDENEMDIFDDTEKEVDPQNPTDNTVQREKSATTSVEDGTGGRSGPLAVPLAALDFVTKLATGLFSRTRKQSDSSGSDQIIANEDGHKADIDLSGSTLDEAYENRGFDVSDGLIAESMDETVEVENQVAATEEAELKIEDSIVKPTLMGLYDGNQRDYSMDDLCNFSHFDVTENPLDHHFHGDAEMSNGGRKWVKKVQQEWTILEKNLPDAIYVRVFEDRMDLIRAVIIGACGTPYQDGLFFFDFQLPPEYPQVPPSVYYHSGGLRVNPNLYVDGKVCLSLLNTWTGKGNEVWDPSSSSILQVLVSLQGLVLNDKPYFNEAGYEKQIGTVEGEKNALPYNENTYLLNLKSMLYLLRRPPVHFEVFVKDHFRRRGHYILKACEAYMDGCLIGSLTKDACLTETSRKHSCSVGFKLTLAKILPRLIPALKEVGADCHQFDYLLKVENLSES, encoded by the exons ATGGAAGTGAATAATGGGCCAGATGCGATAGATTCTGCACCAAATGCTTCTTGTTTTGATGTTGCAAGTCGATCTAAAGTTGGGAAACCAGTGGAAACTGGGGAACTGAATGATGCCCAGGCTAAGGATATATTTGTTTATAGACAAGATGTTGTCAAATGCTGTAAGCGTGACGGCTTGCTTGGAATTGTTGTGCAAGTAGCTGGTGACTCGGATTCTGAAGGCAGCATCTCAGATGACGATGGCAGTGAGGAAGATGGGAATAAGGTTGACGAAAGTAATGGAGGCGATAATGGTGTTATTAACAATAATATTGAAGGTGGTGACAATATTGGTTCTCTTCAAGATGGACAAGTGAGAGTAACATGGAGTGATGGTTCTGAGACAATGGAAAATACTAGTGATATCACGGTTGTAGATAGGAGCTTCCTGCATGGTGATATTGTTGCTTCTGCTACTGATCCAACTGGACAGTTAGGGCTTATTGTTGATGTCGATATAACAGTTGATTTACTTTCTCCAAATGGTGAGGTGATAAGAAACGTTTCCTCTAAAGATCTTAAACGCATAAGGGAATTCAGTGTTGGTGATTTTGTAGTTCTTGGACCTTGGCTTGGCCGAGTGGATGAAGTTTTAGATAATGTTACTGTTCTGTTTGATGATGGATCCGTGTGTAAAGTTGTGAAGGCTGATCCTATGAGACTGAAACCAGTTTTGAAGCCAATTGTTGATGATGCAGATTGTCCATACTACCCTGGTCAAAGGGTTAGGGCTGTTTCTTCTTCTGTTTTCAAAAGTTCCAGGTGGCTTTCTGGCTTGTGGAAAGCTAACCGTCTTGAAGGTGCTGTCATCAAAGTTCAGGCTGGCTCGGTGGTTGTCTATTGGATAGCTTCAGCTTACCTTGGTGTCGGTACTAATTCAGCAACTGTTCCTTCTGAGGAACAGAATCCAAAGAACTTGACTCTGTTGTCTTGTTTTTCACATACAAATTGGCAATTAGCTGATTGGTGTCTCCTTTCATCTTATCCACAACCATCAACCCTTGTTGATAGCATTCCAGGAAACAGTAAGTTGAAGGAGCCCGGGAGCCACTACATTTCTCATGTTCAGAATAATCATACAAGCTCTTGCATTCTTGGTGAAGGATCATCCACAGATGCCCCTGAAACAGAGGATACTGTTGACTGCTTTCATGTCAAGTCTAGTCATGCAATCAGCTCTGATGCCCATGATGCTCAATGCACATCTGAGCAAGTTACTGATGGATTATCTGAAGGTATTTTGTTGGATGGGAATTGTCAGTCCCAAGCCGATGATTACTCGAATCATGATAAAACAGCTAAATTAGGTGAGACTAATGGAGCTGAATCAAATGACTTGCCTGAAAATTGTTCGTGCAGTAGTTCATCTTCAGTTTCAAAGGAGCCTGCTCATGAAAGCTGGCCAGCTTATCGTAAGAAACTTCGAAAAGTCTTTTTTAAGAGAGATAAGAAAGCTCGAAGAAGAGATGAGAACTTTGAAAAAGCTCTTCTCATTGTCAACACTGTTACCAAGGTTAATGTAGCCTGGCAAAATGGAGAGAAAGAATTTGGGCTACAATCAACATCTCTAATTCCAATTCATACTCCAAATGATCATGAATTTTTCCCAGAACAGTATGTGATTGATAAGGCATCCAACGAAGGAGATGGTGCTTCTGAAACAAATCGCCTGGGAGTTGTAAGAAGTGTGAACTCCCAAGAGCAAACTGTGTGTGTGAGGTGGCTTAAACCTGTGTCCAGGCCGGAAGACTTAAAGGAATTTGATCATGAGGAAGTTGTTAGTGCATATGAGCTTGATGGGCATCCAGATTATGATTACTGCTATGGTGATGTTGTTGTTCGCTTGCCCCCTGTTTCTGATGATACAACAAAATCTGAAGTTCCTACCGAGACACAAGAATATCAGCGCCGTACTCAAGACACAGCAGATGATTCAAGCAGGGAACACAAAGACAATAGTGAAGAGAATCAGACCCAAAATGATGAAATTTGTGGGAACTTTACAAGTTTATCATGGGTTGGAAACATAGTTGGTCTCCAAGATGGTGACATCGAAGTTACATGGGCTGATGGGATGGTATCAAAG GTTGGACCTCAGGAAATTTATGTTGTTGgtcgagatgatgatgatgatggacttAGTGATGATGGTGCTAGTTGGGAAACAGTCGACGAAAACGAAATGGATATATTTGATGACACTGAAAAG GAAGTTGATCCACAAAATCCTACTGACAACACTGTCCAAAGGGAAAAGAGTGCTACAACTTCAGTAGAAGATGGTACCGGTGGACGAAGTGGACCACTTGCAGTACCACTTGCAGCTCTTGATTTTGTTACTAAGTTAGCCACTGGATTGTTTTCTCGGACTAGAAAACAGTCTGACTCATCAGGTTCAGATCAGATAATTGCAAATGAAGATGGCCATAAAGCAGATATTGACCTTTCTGGAAGTACATTAGATGAGGCATATGAGAATAGAGGTTTTGATGTATCAGATGGTCTTATTGCAGAAAGCATGGATGAGACTGTTGAAGTGGAGAATCAGGTGGCAGCAACAGAAGAGGCTGAACTGAAAATTGAGGACAGCATAGTGAAACCAACATTGATGGGACTATATGATGGAAATCAAAGAGATTATAGTATGGATGATCTATGTAATTTCAGTCACTTTGATGTTACTGAAAATCCTTTGGATCATCATTTTCATGGTGATGCTGAGATG AGTAATGGTGGAAGGAAGTGGGTCAAAAAGGTTCAGCAAGAATGGACCATTCTTGAGAAGAACCTACCTG ATGCTATTTATGTTCGAGTGTTTGAGGACCGCATGGATCTCATAAGAGCTGTAATAATTGGAGCCTGTGGAACCCCGTATCAGGATGGCCTCTTCTTCTTCGATTTTCAACTTCCTCCAGAGTACCCTCAAGTTCCACCG TCAGTATATTATCATTCGGGTGGCCTGCGAGTAAACCCCAATTTGTATGTGGATGGGAAGGTTTGCTTAAGCCTGCTAAATACATGGACAGGCAAGGGAAATGAAGTCTGGGATCCTTCGTCTTCCAGCATCCTCCAAGTCCTAGTTTCACTACAGGGATTGGTTCTCAATGATAAGCCATATTTCAATGAAGCTGGCTATGAAAAACAGATTGGTACAGTTGAAGGCGAGAAGAATGCTTTACCATATAATGAGAATACATACCTACTTAACTTGAAATCCATGCTGTATCTTTTGAGAAGGCCCCCAGTG CATT